From Acinetobacter suaedae, one genomic window encodes:
- a CDS encoding Re/Si-specific NAD(P)(+) transhydrogenase subunit alpha, giving the protein MQIGIPTETVAGESRVAATPETVKKLINAGHSVVIERGAGVKAAYIDSAYEQVGATITDDAYTGSQIILKVRAPKGDEIQKLAANTTVVAMFDPYRNPELDQFASQQVSAFALELLPRTLSRAQNMDVLSSQANLAGYKSVLLAAAEYQRMFPMLMTAAGTVKPARVVIMGVGVAGLQAIATAKRLGAVVEATDLRPTAKDQVESLGGKWLDVPMSPEEQQKAADAAKNGYGWMPGEQYIKDQAAIVDKAVSNADIVITTALLPGRNAPRLIKAETVAKMKPGSVILDMAVETGGNVEGSKEGETVVTENGVKILGIPNIPGTVATEASALYARNVFNFLETLFDKDKNFAINQEDEIQKALLVTHGGQVLLKRG; this is encoded by the coding sequence ATGCAGATCGGAATCCCAACCGAAACTGTCGCAGGTGAAAGTCGTGTAGCTGCTACACCAGAGACAGTTAAGAAGTTGATTAACGCAGGTCATAGTGTTGTCATTGAACGTGGTGCTGGTGTTAAAGCAGCCTATATTGACAGTGCTTATGAACAAGTTGGCGCAACCATTACGGACGATGCATATACAGGTAGCCAAATTATTTTGAAGGTACGTGCTCCGAAAGGTGACGAAATTCAAAAACTTGCGGCTAATACCACTGTAGTAGCAATGTTTGACCCTTATCGCAATCCAGAATTAGATCAGTTTGCTTCACAGCAAGTGTCTGCTTTTGCGTTGGAATTACTTCCACGTACACTTTCACGTGCACAAAATATGGATGTACTTTCTTCTCAAGCAAACTTGGCAGGTTATAAATCTGTATTGTTGGCAGCGGCTGAATATCAGCGCATGTTCCCAATGTTAATGACTGCTGCGGGTACAGTAAAACCTGCGCGTGTTGTGATCATGGGGGTTGGTGTTGCAGGTCTTCAAGCGATTGCAACTGCAAAACGTTTAGGTGCAGTTGTGGAAGCAACTGACTTGCGTCCGACAGCAAAAGATCAGGTTGAATCTTTGGGTGGTAAATGGTTAGACGTTCCAATGTCACCAGAAGAGCAACAGAAAGCTGCTGATGCTGCTAAAAATGGTTACGGATGGATGCCAGGTGAGCAATACATCAAGGACCAAGCAGCTATCGTTGATAAAGCTGTATCAAATGCTGACATCGTGATTACTACTGCGTTGTTACCAGGTCGTAATGCACCGCGTCTGATCAAAGCTGAAACCGTTGCCAAAATGAAACCAGGTTCAGTCATCTTAGATATGGCGGTTGAAACGGGTGGTAACGTTGAAGGTTCTAAAGAAGGCGAAACTGTTGTAACTGAAAATGGTGTGAAAATTTTGGGTATTCCAAATATTCCTGGCACTGTTGCAACTGAAGCATCTGCATTGTATGCACGTAACGTATTTAACTTCCTTGAAACATTGTTCGATAAAGATAAAAACTTTGCGATCAATCAAGAAGATGAAATCCAAAAAGCGTTACTTGTGACACATGGCGGTCAAGTACTGCTCAAGCGTGGTTAA
- the soxR gene encoding redox-sensitive transcriptional activator SoxR, translating to MKSQQLQTWLSIGELAKRSGVSVPTIRFYEEKELIWGLRTTGNQRRYQRAMLRRIAIIKAAQQVGISLKQIKETFATLPKQRIASKKDWQTMSQQWQGQLDQQIMMLLQLRQQLDQCIGCGCLSLEQCPLRNPDDCLAEQAMGAHFQEILFLLNQKNETGRDFVE from the coding sequence TTGAAATCACAACAATTACAAACTTGGCTTAGTATTGGGGAGTTGGCGAAACGGAGTGGTGTGAGTGTTCCAACGATTCGTTTTTATGAAGAAAAAGAATTGATTTGGGGGCTAAGAACGACTGGAAATCAGCGTCGCTATCAACGGGCAATGTTACGACGAATTGCGATTATTAAAGCAGCACAGCAAGTTGGAATTAGCCTAAAACAAATCAAAGAGACGTTTGCGACCTTACCTAAGCAACGGATCGCAAGTAAAAAGGACTGGCAAACCATGTCACAACAATGGCAAGGACAGCTTGATCAGCAAATTATGATGTTATTGCAGCTACGCCAGCAGTTGGATCAATGTATTGGTTGTGGTTGCTTGTCTTTGGAACAATGTCCGTTGCGAAATCCAGATGACTGCTTAGCCGAGCAAGCAATGGGTGCTCATTTTCAGGAAATTTTATTTTTATTGAATCAGAAAAACGAAACAGGCCGTGATTTTGTTGAATAA
- a CDS encoding RidA family protein: protein MNLINPPAFKMINPSELYDPISNGYSHVTVIQPNMRTIHIAGQGGENKNGELSQDFDQQVQQVFYNIQHALASAQAKLQDIAVLRVLVVNHNEDKLHSFTQIMQRLWKDHPYPVCTLIPVPCLALKGMLIEVEATAYIA, encoded by the coding sequence ATGAATCTTATTAACCCACCAGCCTTTAAAATGATCAATCCAAGTGAGCTATACGACCCGATCAGCAATGGGTATAGCCATGTCACCGTGATTCAACCCAATATGCGAACTATTCATATTGCAGGACAAGGTGGCGAGAATAAAAATGGTGAACTTTCACAAGATTTTGACCAACAGGTACAACAAGTCTTTTATAATATCCAACACGCTTTAGCATCGGCACAAGCCAAACTTCAAGATATTGCTGTTTTACGTGTCCTCGTTGTCAATCATAATGAGGACAAACTTCACAGCTTCACACAAATCATGCAACGCTTATGGAAAGATCATCCATACCCTGTGTGCACGCTTATACCTGTGCCATGTTTAGCATTGAAAGGCATGCTGATCGAAGTTGAAGCAACAGCATATATCGCATAA
- a CDS encoding proton-translocating transhydrogenase family protein — MVETITIFVLAIFVGYYVVWGVTPALHTPLMAVTNALSSIIVVGAMIQTVGLPFLGVEGSVHFQTINPISILGAIAVFLASINIFGGFAVTARMLEMFKPKQKKKEG; from the coding sequence ATGGTTGAAACGATTACAATTTTCGTCCTTGCCATCTTCGTAGGTTATTACGTTGTTTGGGGCGTAACGCCTGCGTTACATACACCACTGATGGCTGTAACGAATGCTTTGTCTTCAATTATTGTTGTTGGTGCAATGATTCAAACAGTTGGCTTGCCTTTCCTTGGTGTTGAAGGTTCTGTACATTTTCAGACGATTAACCCGATTAGCATTTTAGGCGCAATCGCTGTATTCCTTGCAAGCATTAACATTTTTGGTGGTTTTGCTGTAACAGCTCGTATGCTGGAAATGTTTAAACCAAAGCAAAAGAAAAAAGAGGGCTAA
- a CDS encoding NAD(P)(+) transhydrogenase (Re/Si-specific) subunit beta: protein MEFIRDYADWFYLVGAVLFILTLRGLSGPKTAIAGSRYGMIAMAIAVLTTFFVAEGPVVWMIGVAMAAGAVIGIAKARAVPMTQMPEMVALMHSLVGLSAVLIAIATVLKAAHFDQYDAGQLALVNDAMLAQGYSAFVGFSSTYRFELFVGCFIGAITFTASVFAYGKLAAKKWAKTISGAWVKPVQAALFLAMLVFGGIYFATDSLTAFYVMTLFALAFGWMWIAPVGGGDMPVVVSLLNSFSGWAAAGIGFTLENNMLIVAGSLVGSSGAILSYIMCKAMNRSIINVLFGGAMGGAAVAADKGEQVQRNYRSGSADDAGFLMSNADSVVIVPGYGMAQGRAQNAVKELCEILKEQGVKVRFAIHPVAGRMPGHMNVLLAEADVAYEDILEMDEINSDFPATDVVLVIGANDVVNPAAKDDPSSPIYGMPILEAHKARTIMVIKRSMATGYAGLDNDLFYNEKTMMVFGDAKKVVEDMTKAINGGGH, encoded by the coding sequence ATGGAATTTATTCGAGATTATGCGGATTGGTTCTACCTAGTAGGTGCTGTCCTCTTTATCCTAACTTTACGTGGTTTATCTGGGCCTAAGACTGCAATTGCTGGTAGTCGTTACGGTATGATTGCGATGGCAATTGCTGTATTGACCACATTCTTCGTTGCTGAAGGTCCGGTAGTATGGATGATCGGTGTTGCAATGGCTGCTGGTGCAGTAATTGGTATCGCTAAAGCGCGTGCAGTTCCTATGACGCAAATGCCTGAAATGGTTGCATTAATGCACTCATTGGTTGGTTTGTCTGCGGTATTGATTGCGATCGCAACTGTATTAAAAGCTGCGCATTTTGATCAGTACGATGCAGGTCAACTTGCATTAGTGAATGATGCAATGTTAGCGCAAGGTTATTCTGCATTTGTTGGCTTTAGTAGTACCTATCGCTTTGAATTATTTGTAGGTTGTTTTATTGGTGCAATTACTTTTACTGCATCAGTATTTGCTTACGGTAAATTGGCTGCGAAAAAATGGGCTAAAACAATCTCTGGCGCATGGGTAAAACCTGTTCAAGCTGCATTATTTCTTGCAATGCTTGTATTTGGTGGTATCTACTTCGCGACTGATAGCTTAACTGCGTTCTACGTGATGACACTATTTGCACTTGCATTTGGTTGGATGTGGATTGCACCAGTAGGTGGTGGTGATATGCCGGTTGTGGTATCACTCTTGAACTCATTCTCTGGTTGGGCTGCAGCAGGTATTGGTTTCACACTTGAAAACAACATGTTGATCGTTGCGGGTTCACTTGTAGGTTCTTCTGGTGCGATTCTGTCTTACATTATGTGTAAAGCAATGAACCGTTCGATCATCAACGTATTGTTTGGTGGTGCGATGGGCGGTGCTGCAGTTGCTGCTGATAAAGGTGAGCAAGTTCAACGTAACTATCGTTCAGGTTCTGCGGATGATGCTGGCTTCTTGATGTCAAATGCTGATAGCGTTGTGATTGTACCGGGTTACGGTATGGCGCAAGGCCGTGCACAAAATGCGGTAAAAGAGCTGTGTGAAATCTTAAAAGAGCAAGGTGTGAAAGTACGTTTTGCGATTCACCCAGTTGCTGGTCGTATGCCTGGTCACATGAACGTATTGTTAGCTGAAGCTGATGTTGCATATGAAGACATTTTAGAAATGGATGAAATCAACTCTGACTTCCCAGCAACTGACGTTGTACTTGTAATCGGTGCAAATGACGTTGTAAACCCGGCTGCGAAAGATGATCCAAGCTCACCAATTTATGGTATGCCGATCCTTGAAGCACACAAAGCTCGTACGATCATGGTGATCAAGCGTTCTATGGCAACAGGTTATGCTGGTCTAGACAACGACTTGTTCTACAATGAAAAAACTATGATGGTTTTTGGTGATGCGAAAAAAGTGGTTGAAGATATGACAAAAGCAATCAATGGTGGTGGTCACTAA